ATCCCCGAGCCCTGCTACTCCTCGCCCACGGCGCCGGCGCCGGCATGCAGCACCGCTTCTTCGAAGCCCTGGTGCCGCGTCTGACGGCGGCGGATCTGGGCGTCTTTCGCTATCAGTTTCCCTACATGGAGAAGGGCCGTCGGGCGCCCGATCGTGCCCCCAAGCTGGAGGCGACGGTGCGCGCCCCCCGCCCCCCCGCGGGGCCGGCCAGCCCCCACCAGCCCCGACAACCCCGCGGCAAAAACA
This region of Acidobacteriota bacterium genomic DNA includes:
- a CDS encoding alpha/beta family hydrolase gives rise to the protein MTSDTRSLRFAIPEIDQEVSALLDLPENPRALLLLAHGAGAGMQHRFFEALVPRLTAADLGVFRYQFPYMEKGRRAPDRAPKLEATVRAPRPPAGPASPHQPRQPRGKN